The Litchfieldia alkalitelluris genome has a window encoding:
- a CDS encoding sodium-dependent transporter, whose product MNENGNNREQWGSRVGFILACLGSAVGLGNIWRFSTTAGENGGGAFLVVYLLIVLLIGIPVVMAEFTIGRKAQSDAVGAFQKLAPGKPWFIAGFMGVASSFIILSFYAVVAGWVMKYFFGYITGALVNVPENDFTGYFVNFIGKPVEPVLWQFIFMAMTIGIVVVGVQKGIEASNKFLMPMLGILLVVLAIYSLTLGGAKEGLTFLFSPDWSKLSDPQLYLEALGQAFFSLSLGMGALITYGGYLKQENKLPTAALSVGVLDTFVAVLAGILIFPAVFAFGLDPAGGAGLVFMTLPNVFDQMAFGGLVGAAFFFLLFAAALSSSVSLLEVAVAYFMRKFDWNRKKAVLIIGSIIFVLGIPSSISQGAVPITVMDRDFLTFMDELSGNILLPLGGLFIALFMGWGVKKADALRDSDFGNTVIGHLWFWSVRVLAPVAILLIFLNKIGIIG is encoded by the coding sequence GGGGAGGGGCCTTTTTAGTAGTCTACCTTCTTATTGTATTATTAATTGGAATTCCTGTGGTTATGGCAGAATTCACAATTGGAAGAAAAGCTCAAAGTGATGCAGTTGGTGCTTTCCAAAAGCTTGCTCCAGGAAAACCATGGTTTATTGCTGGATTTATGGGAGTAGCCTCTTCGTTTATCATTTTATCATTTTATGCCGTTGTGGCTGGTTGGGTAATGAAGTACTTTTTCGGTTATATTACGGGTGCTTTAGTAAATGTACCTGAAAATGATTTTACAGGTTATTTCGTTAATTTTATTGGTAAGCCAGTCGAACCAGTGCTATGGCAATTTATTTTTATGGCTATGACAATCGGTATAGTTGTAGTTGGAGTGCAAAAGGGAATTGAGGCGTCGAATAAATTCTTAATGCCTATGCTCGGAATTTTGTTGGTGGTTCTTGCAATATATAGCCTAACCCTTGGAGGAGCAAAAGAAGGATTAACATTCTTATTTAGTCCAGATTGGAGTAAATTATCTGACCCTCAGCTATATCTTGAAGCACTAGGACAAGCTTTCTTTTCTTTAAGTTTAGGGATGGGTGCTCTTATTACCTATGGTGGTTATTTAAAGCAAGAGAATAAGTTACCAACAGCTGCATTAAGTGTAGGAGTCTTAGACACATTTGTGGCAGTCCTAGCTGGTATTTTAATTTTCCCAGCCGTGTTTGCTTTTGGTTTAGATCCAGCTGGCGGTGCAGGTTTAGTATTTATGACCTTACCAAATGTCTTTGATCAAATGGCATTTGGTGGATTAGTAGGGGCAGCCTTTTTCTTCTTACTATTTGCTGCAGCTTTATCTTCTTCGGTTTCTTTGTTAGAGGTTGCAGTTGCTTACTTTATGAGAAAATTTGATTGGAACCGAAAAAAAGCTGTTTTGATTATTGGTAGCATTATTTTTGTATTGGGAATTCCTTCTTCTATTTCCCAAGGTGCTGTTCCTATTACGGTTATGGATCGAGACTTTTTAACGTTTATGGATGAGCTTTCTGGTAATATCCTTTTACCTCTAGGTGGACTTTTCATCGCCTTATTTATGGGTTGGGGTGTAAAAAAAGCCGATGCTCTTCGTGATTCAGACTTTGGAAATACCGTTATCGGTCATCTTTGGTTTTGGAGCGTTCGAGTATTAGCGCCAGTTGCCATTCTGCTTATTTTTCTAAATAAGATAGGAATCATAGGTTAA